The DNA window GACTTCTCATCCCAAACAAATCCTGACTGTGGAGCAGAGCCATTGTTCTGAGGTTCTGAGGTGCTATTCAGATTGTCATCAGGATTGTACTCTTTTGGGGCCCAACCTACAGCATCATACTGATCCAAAAGGCAAACAGAATAAAGCAATAAGCATTGTGCCTATAAACTGCCAAAACTGTATGCAAAAACCATTCTACCCTAGTATAAGCAATCCATGCCGCGAGAGATTTTGCCATTCTAGTGCATCAATTTAATGGAGTCAAGTAGGGCCATTTCTCATTTTCTTCAATTCAATGTTTCCTTTTCTGTGCACATGGTGATGTATTACAAGTAGGGGCTACAACAAACCTGCTGAGAAAATGATGCAGCCTCAATGGCAGCTGCAGCAAGGCTATTTGACTGTGAAGCCCCTGATACTGGTCCGTGTGTACTTTTAGCATAGGTTACACGTAAAACCTGACCATTCTTCTCAAGTGTAATCCCATTTGTAGCTTCAAGAGCTTTTGTAGCATCTTCCACCTAACACAATTAGACACAGATGAATATGGCAATACACATCAAACAAAAACTTCACTTTTTGCCCACCACTACTTACAGAATGAAAATGGATGAAGGCAAAACCTCTGGACACATGAGTAAACTTATCCCGAACAAGGCGAATATCCTGCACAACAACAGCATGTCATTCTCTCAGCAGAAAGGAAGGAAATAGTGCAAATCTTCTCAACAGAAAAGACAGAACAGTGCAAATTTCAATAGCCATAAGCTTCTTCCCACCTTTATAGGTGCGTGCTTGGCAAATTCATATCGAAGCATTTCCTCATCAGCATTTTCATCCAGACCACGAACAACTAAAACATGAGTTGGACCTGAAAATGCAGTGTCTATTAAGGCAACTggcaaaataatttacataatcCTACAATAGAAGCATAGAACTTGCCTAGTTCAGATCCCCTTTTTGCATGGAGTGGAGTAGAACCAGTTGGATCAGCAGGTAGAGAATCCTCGGTTCGTGGCTCATTGCACTATGAGAATAGAACATGCAGTtagccagaaaaaaaaaactcaactaAACAAACATACAGTCAGTTGCCAGGAAATACTACTTGCCTCGTGCTTTTATAATTGTCATCTTGAACATACCCAAAGTAGTTGTCATGACAAATCTACTAATGGCATTTTCTATGCGACAAAATCTTATTAATTTGCTATACTAGGCTAATGATTCAAACATCATCAGCTAATCCAACTTCTTATAGCTTATGTGATAATGAGACTACTTAAATTTGGCAACTTCTCATTAACAAGAGGGATGTTGAATCTGATGGGAAAACTACTCCatcaagaaaattataatattggCTGATGACAGAAAAATATCAAGCACGCTAGATTGGatttaaaaacagaaaagattTCATGCAAACTTCTCAAGGATAATAAATGTAATGGGTCTTGCGATTAACACACCTACAAGAataatttgcaataatagagTAAAACATACCTGAAAACAAGAAGTTCTGCGAGCAAAGTTCATGCAGCCACATATAGTACATATCCAATCACATGGCGCAGCAGCAGTCCTGTGCCCATAGTTATACCttgtaaaattttcttctcCATGAGAAGGCCCACTCATCCCACTAGTTGGTTTACTACTGCAGTAAAGAAGTTGCCAGCAATAATTACAgtggaagaaaaaagatgagtATACTTTTGCAAAAGGTTAGATGCATGCAAACTGTTTTTCCTCAATGTGCCCTTATGCAAAACTGAATTTGATGCAAGCGATAATATAATACACACTAGACAAAGACATGAATTACATCTGTAATTGTGTTGTTCCACATTGGTTAAAGTTAGGAGTTCTTATCACCCAAAGCAGAATACTTGAACTTCTAGCGGTAAAAAACTCAACAATGTTACATACAAGTAGACTGGTGAATATCGATGGACAACTTCAactatatcataaaaaaaggAACATACCTGTACTGAAAATATACCTTTCGACCATCAATTAAAATGCCATTGTCTCCAGTACCTTCCATCATCCTGCGGGCAGCTTCCTGTAGAGTACAATAAAATTTCTGAGCATAACACTAAATGAGAGTCCAAATGGGTAAATATCTTTTATGGTTAATACCACAGTAGGGAAGTCGATAAAGGCAAATCCCCGAGACATGCCAGAAGATCGTTCCTTAATTACGCGCACACTACGAAGAGGGCCCCACTCAGCCTAAAAGATATCAGACTCCAAATGATTAAAACAAACCAGACAATACACTTGCAACCAGTATAACAGTTTGTGGAGAGGAACTTGTACAAGAATCTGGTTTAGGTCATCTTCATTAGTCTTCAGGGACAGACCCTTAACAACAACAGTGGCAGATGGAGCCTACAAGCATGAACGTATTTTATTGGATTCATCAGTTCATAAACAAATTTGAAGCATGCATTTATCTACAGAACAAATGGATGGAAATACCACTAAATATCCATGCCTTCTCTCATCCCAGTCATACTCTCTTCTCCTGCCAAAGGAATTGTCATCATAAAAGCCATCTCTTTGGCTCCGACCACGACTCTTGCCACGAGGTGATCTTGATCTAGACCGAGATCTCGATCGGTCATCGTGCCCACGTGATCGTGAGCGGCTATGGCGCATGTATGGACTTCTGTCCCTTTCATGACTCAACCCTCTTCTTTCATGTTCACTCTCACATAAATCACGCCTTCTCCAGCTACCATCTCTCCTGCTTTTCTCATAGTCCGAATCATAACTGTAACGATCATAATCACGATCTCTCTCGTAGCTATCCTCTCTGCTTTGGTGAGAGCTGCGGTACCGGTCTTCAAAGTCACCATGAAACTCCGCATGGTCTCTACTCCCAATCCTTTTGTTCCTATCAAAACCAAAATCACGGTAACTACCAGGTTCATAGTTGTCAGCAGCACAATAATTACCACGGAGTTTATCAACTCCTCCataggattcaaattcatgATGCTTTCCAACACCGCAATAGTAAGTGTCATGCCTTCTGTAATCTCTGGCTGATGAATATTCATCATCATGAAATCTTCGAGGCTGAGACAACATGGTGCCAGCAGGTGCAGGTGGATACATATTTCTATCATGCGTGTCCTGATAGAATGCACCCCTTCCATATGAATCTCCTTGAAAGCCATCATCCACAAATCTCCTACCGTTGTAGGATCCACTGCCCCTGCAATTTGAGTCAATTgtagaaaatatggtaattgACAGAGTAAACTAGACAACAGATCATAATGGAAAAGAAATTCAGCTACTCCCAACAAAATATAACTGAGTgcacaacaaaaataagttGAACAGAACAGGAGATAAGCATGAATATAACAGTTAACATACCACCAGAATAGCGTATTAACCTACCTATAATCTGGGCCATTGATGACGCCATACCCATCCAATGCCTGTAGATTCAACAGAAGTCGAGTCAGCAAGTAAGTCTACAGAACAGGCAGGTAAACCCATTCCATTTAAGCAATGTCCGCTTCTTCAAATTCTTTACATCACAATGCTGGCCAACCACATGGCCAACAAATCTGCTATTCCTTGTTAGCTAATAAAGGGAAAGGCTTCAATTACACTGTTGTTCTCCCACCCATGCTGTGGAGCATAACGCCCATGATCCATTTCTGATATTCTGCGTTGAAGTTAGACTGCAACGTTCTTGGTGTATCTTCAGAATTTGGGGTGAAGATTTTTCTAGTGTCCTGTAAGAGACACATGATATCACACGGTTAAGCAAATGCCAACAAGAAAACCACCGACTGCCACCCCTTTACAGGACCTTCAATCAAGAAGACATTCCCATTTATTTCACACTAGTCGTCTCagtttcaaatttaacttttcttGGCActcaaatttcatattttctgtTTCTATCAGCAAAAGAAATTGATTCAATTTATCAGTACTAGAGTTGTCTCTGTTTCCCTTCTTAGAAT is part of the Oryza brachyantha chromosome 2, ObraRS2, whole genome shotgun sequence genome and encodes:
- the LOC102723016 gene encoding SUPPRESSOR OF ABI3-5 isoform X3 is translated as MDHGRYAPQHGWENNSALDGYGVINGPDYRGSGSYNGRRFVDDGFQGDSYGRGAFYQDTHDRNMYPPAPAGTMLSQPRRFHDDEYSSARDYRRNKRIGSRDHAEFHGDFEDRYRSSHQSREDSYERDRDYDRYSYDSDYEKSRRDGSWRRRDLCESEHERRGLSHERDRSPYMRHSRSRSRGHDDRSRSRSRSRSPRGKSRGRSQRDGFYDDNSFGRRREYDWDERRHGYLVAPSATVVVKGLSLKTNEDDLNQILAEWGPLRSVRVIKERSSGMSRGFAFIDFPTVEAARRMMEGTGDNGILIDGRKVYFQYRTAAAPCDWICTICGCMNFARRTSCFQCNEPRTEDSLPADPTGSTPLHAKRGSELGPTHVLVVRGLDENADEEMLRYEFAKHAPIKDIRLVRDKFTHVSRGFAFIHFHSVEDATKALEATNGITLEKNGQVLRVTYAKSTHGPVSGASQSNSLAAAAIEAASFSQQYDAVGWAPKEYNPDDNLNSTSEPQNNGSAPQSGFVWDEKSGYYYDSASGFYYDGNTGLYYDGNAGVWYSYDQQTQEYVPCNEQNSSKAAGDTANTSTKTSESNSGKNVVISAPAATIKQSEKTSLPEAVQAAASAALAAEKKEKEKAKEIKLASKGSLLANKKKMNNVLAMWKQRNQEGQPGRAVLDDKEPSNFADDKLNSVHSATGFSVKGKPKSDFGNVKDMNLPTSYNSLGRTAAPTEMIDSDIKATPVSNSLGTTIMGVIRGSGRGIVRSDTAFHASDAGGADSSSNIATSTSGLTANAGVPTSAPFKTDLSALASYTPSGVPGSGKRRFSEAPGHSQYRDRAAERRSLYGSSSSLGTDNDGLDPTGEHPSRRGSSEMGSMPFPPGVGERSSGEIGNTENYEVITADRAIDESNVGNRILRNMGWQEGLGLGKTGSGIKEPVQAKPVDVRAGLGSQQRVKPDPSLEAQAGDSYKTIIQKKAIARFREMS
- the LOC102723016 gene encoding SUPPRESSOR OF ABI3-5 isoform X1, producing MDHGRYAPQHGWENNSALDGYGVINGPDYRGSGSYNGRRFVDDGFQGDSYGRGAFYQDTHDRNMYPPAPAGTMLSQPRRFHDDEYSSARDYRRNKRIGSRDHAEFHGDFEDRYRSSHQSREDSYERDRDYDRYSYDSDYEKSRRDGSWRRRDLCESEHERRGLSHERDRSPYMRHSRSRSRGHDDRSRSRSRSRSPRGKSRGRSQRDGFYDDNSFGRRREYDWDERRHGYLVAPSATVVVKGLSLKTNEDDLNQILAEWGPLRSVRVIKERSSGMSRGFAFIDFPTVEAARRMMEGTGDNGILIDGRKVYFQYSSKPTSGMSGPSHGEENFTRYNYGHRTAAAPCDWICTICGCMNFARRTSCFQCNEPRTEDSLPADPTGSTPLHAKRGSELGPTHVLVVRGLDENADEEMLRYEFAKHAPIKDIRLVRDKFTHVSRGFAFIHFHSVEDATKALEATNGITLEKNGQVLRVTYAKSTHGPVSGASQSNSLAAAAIEAASFSQQYDAVGWAPKEYNPDDNLNSTSEPQNNGSAPQSGFVWDEKSGYYYDSASGFYYDGNTGLYYDGNAGVWYSYDQQTQEYVPCNEQNSSKAAGDTANTSTKTSESNSGKNVVISAPAATIKQSEKTSLPEAVQAAASAALAAEKKEKEKAKEIKLASKGSLLANKKKMNNVLAMWKQRNQEGQPGRAVLDDKEPSNFADDKLNSVHSATGFSVKGKPKSDFGNVKDMNLPTSYNSLGRTAAPTEMIDSDIKATPVSNSLGTTIMGVIRGSGRGIVRSDTAFHASDAGGADSSSNIATSTSGLTANAGVPTSAPFKTDLSALASYTPSGVPGSGKRRFSEAPGHSQYRDRAAERRSLYGSSSSLGTDNDGLDPTGEHPSRRGSSEMGSMPFPPGVGERSSGEIGNTENYEVITADRAIDESNVGNRILRNMGWQEGLGLGKTGSGIKEPVQAKPVDVRAGLGSQQRVKPDPSLEAQAGDSYKTIIQKKAIARFREMS
- the LOC102723016 gene encoding SUPPRESSOR OF ABI3-5 isoform X2 encodes the protein MDHGRYAPQHGWENNSALDGYGVINGPDYRGSGSYNGRRFVDDGFQGDSYGRGAFYQDTHDRNMYPPAPAGTMLSQPRRFHDDEYSSARDYRRNKRIGSRDHAEFHGDFEDRYRSSHQSREDSYERDRDYDRYSYDSDYEKSRRDGSWRRRDLCESEHERRGLSHERDRSPYMRHSRSRSRGHDDRSRSRSRSRSPRGKSRGRSQRDGFYDDNSFGRRREYDWDERRHGYLVAPSATVVVKGLSLKTNEDDLNQILAEWGPLRSVRVIKERSSGMSRGFAFIDFPTVEAARRMMEGTGDNGILIDGRKVYFQYSKPTSGMSGPSHGEENFTRYNYGHRTAAAPCDWICTICGCMNFARRTSCFQCNEPRTEDSLPADPTGSTPLHAKRGSELGPTHVLVVRGLDENADEEMLRYEFAKHAPIKDIRLVRDKFTHVSRGFAFIHFHSVEDATKALEATNGITLEKNGQVLRVTYAKSTHGPVSGASQSNSLAAAAIEAASFSQQYDAVGWAPKEYNPDDNLNSTSEPQNNGSAPQSGFVWDEKSGYYYDSASGFYYDGNTGLYYDGNAGVWYSYDQQTQEYVPCNEQNSSKAAGDTANTSTKTSESNSGKNVVISAPAATIKQSEKTSLPEAVQAAASAALAAEKKEKEKAKEIKLASKGSLLANKKKMNNVLAMWKQRNQEGQPGRAVLDDKEPSNFADDKLNSVHSATGFSVKGKPKSDFGNVKDMNLPTSYNSLGRTAAPTEMIDSDIKATPVSNSLGTTIMGVIRGSGRGIVRSDTAFHASDAGGADSSSNIATSTSGLTANAGVPTSAPFKTDLSALASYTPSGVPGSGKRRFSEAPGHSQYRDRAAERRSLYGSSSSLGTDNDGLDPTGEHPSRRGSSEMGSMPFPPGVGERSSGEIGNTENYEVITADRAIDESNVGNRILRNMGWQEGLGLGKTGSGIKEPVQAKPVDVRAGLGSQQRVKPDPSLEAQAGDSYKTIIQKKAIARFREMS